One part of the Raphanus sativus cultivar WK10039 chromosome 7, ASM80110v3, whole genome shotgun sequence genome encodes these proteins:
- the LOC108818375 gene encoding mannosyl-oligosaccharide glucosidase GCS1 has translation MTGASRRSAHGRIKSSSSSSGGDSLRYPPSIRRGGKGKELVSIGAFKSNLKILVVLMLLGIAVIYFVINRIVVSHESQRKLPRVITPFPAPKLMDLSMFQGEHKESLYWGTYRPHVYFGVRARTPQSLVAGLMWLGVKDEMYVMRHFCENSDDLSSFGWREHNGRDFGRQELVENDMVLETSFVKSKGDDDGSFGYGGDWSVRIDVKNKGLSGDAKRSAHLFFYLADEGGSVLNLGQDALDFQGSSLLVSGSREDVGDWQIHLRSQNQLETHYSGFKTPHIYNLSDLVQRNLALQARKLGRLQLSDTSEDSSNIYVFQISGKLPFTIDIPFVSGIRGESSNLEKRLTSLTGLPLSDLLRKKHREFDAKFTECFNLSEEHDSETVGVGKTAIANMLGGIGYFYGQSKIYAPKSSEPESRDNFLLYWPAELYTAVPSRPFFPRGFLWDEGFHQLLIWRWDFRMTLDIVGHWLDLLNIDGWIPREQILGAEALSKVPEEFVVQYPSNGNPPTLFLVIRDLIDGIKTEKFMASERDEILSFLERASVRLDAWFQWFNTSQTGKERGSYFWHGRDNTTTRELNPKTLSSGLDDYPRASHPSEDERHVDLRCWMYLAADCMNSITKLLGKENKISKEHYDSTAKLLSNFDLLNQMHYDKDHGAYFDFGNHTEKVKLVWKEVISENGHLSRQLIRKSFGKPKLRLVPQVGYVSFFPFMSRIIPAASPILEKQLDLISNRSILWSDYGLVSLAKTSSMYMKRNTEHDAPYWRGPIWMNMNYMILSSLHHYSSVDGPYSEKARAIYKELRSNLIRNVVRNYYETGYIWEQYDQDKGTGKGTRLFTGWSALTLLIMSEEYPIF, from the exons ATGACCGGAGCGAGCCGTCGGAGCGCGCATGGTCGAATCAAatcatcgtcatcatcttcCGGCGGCGATTCGCTTCGTTATCCACCGAGTATCCGCCGAGGAGGCAAAGGCAAGGAGCTCGTGTCGATCGGCGCTTTCAAGTCGAATCTCAAGATACTGGTTGTGCTAATGCTTCTAGGGATCGCAGTCATCTACTTCGTCATCAATCGGATTGTTGTTAGCCACGAGTCACAGAGGAAGCTGCCTAGGGTTATCACTCCTTTCCCTGCTCCGAAACTCATGGATTTGTCTATG TTCCAGGGAGAGCATAAGGAGAGCTTGTACTGGGGAACGTATCGTCCTCATGTTTATTTTGGAGTTCGTGcgag AACTCCACAGTCACTTGTAGCTGGCTTGATGTGGCTCGGTGTCAAGGATGAGATGTATGTTATGCGCCATTTCTGTGAGAACTCTGATGATTTAAGCTCGTTTGGATGGAGAGAGCACAACGGGCGTGATTTTGGGAGGCAGGAGCTGGTTGAAAACGATATGGTATTGGAGACTAGTTTTGTCAAGTCAAAGGGTGATGATGATGGTAGCTTTGGTTATGGAGGGGATTGGTCTGTTCGGATCGATGTTAAAAATAAAGG GTTGAGTGGTGATGCAAAGAGAAGTGCGCATCTCTTCTTCTATTTAGCTGATGAAGGTGGCAGTGTTCTGAATCTAGGCCAAGATGCTTTAGATTTTCAAGGGAGCTCTCTTTTGGTTTCGGGTTCACGTGAAGATGTAGGAGACTGGCAGATACACTTAAGATCACAG AATCAGCTGGAGACACATTATTCCGGTTTCAAGACGCCTCACATATATAATCTATCTGATCTAGTTCAGCGAAATCTCGCTCTGCAG GCTAGGAAGCTTGGACGACTTCAGCTCTCTGACACATCAGAGGATTCTTCCAACATTTACGTCTTTCAG ATTTCTGGGAAGCTTCCATTTACAATAGATATTCCCTTTGTCTCCGGTATCAGAGGAGAAAGTTCAAACTTGGAAAAGCGTTTAACAAGTCTCACAG GTTTACCACTCTCTGATCTACTTAGGAAAAAACATAGAGAATTTGATGCAAAATTTACGGAATGCTTCAACCTTTCTGAAGAG CATGATTCAGAAACAGTAGGGGTTGGCAAGACTGCAATTGCAAACATGCTTGGTGGCATTGGTTATTTCTATGGTCAATCAAAAATTTATGCTCCTAAAAGCAGTGAG CCTGAAAGTCGGGATAATTTCTTGCTATATTGGCCAGCCGAACTGTACACAGCCGTTCCAAGCCGGCCCTTTTTTCCTAGGGGCTTTTTGTGGGACGAAGGTTTCCATCAGTTGTTGATCTG GCGCTGGGACTTTCGTATGACTTTGGATATCGTTGGACATTGGTTAGACCTATTGAACATAGATGGATGGATTCCACGTGAGCAAATTTTAGGTGCTGAAGCGCTAAG TAAGGTTCCAGAGGAGTTCGTGGTTCAGTACCCGAGTAATGGCAATCCACCAACACTATTTTTGGTTATACGTG ATCTGATAGATGGTATAAAGACGGAAAAGTTTATGGCATCAGAAAGGGATGAAATATTGTCATTCCTTGAGCGGGCTTCCGTACGCTTAGATGCATGGTTTCAGTGGTTTAATACTTCCCAGACAG GAAAGGAGAGAGGAAGCTACTTTTGGCATGGCAGAGACAACACAACAACTCGAGAACTTAACCCTAAG ACGCTTTCCTCCGGGCTGGATGATTATCCTCGGGCTTCGCACCCAAGTGAAGATGAGCGACACGTTGATCTTAGATGCTGGATGTATCTCGCTGCAGATTGCATGAATTCCATCACAAAGCTTTtgggaaaagaaaataaaatctcaAAG GAGCATTACGATTCAACTGCCAAGCTGCTTTCAAATTTCGATCTTCTGAATCAg ATGCACTATGATAAGGACCATGGGGCTTACTTTGACTTTGGTAATCATACAGAAAAA GTTAAGTTAGTATGGAAGGAGGTAATTTCAGAAAATGGTCACCTCTCTCGGCAGCTTATAAGGAAGAGTTTTGGAAAACCCAAGTTAAGATTGGTTCCCCAAGTCGGTTATGTCAGTTTCTTTCCCTTCATGTCTAGAATCATCCCAGCT GCATCGCCAATCCTGGAGAAACAGCTTGATCTCATTTCAAACAGGAGCATCTTATGGAGTGACTATGGACTAGTTTCGCTTGCCAAAACCAG TTCGATGTATATGAAACGTAACACTGAGCATGATGCACCATACTGGAGAGGTCCTATATGGATGAACATGAACTACATGATTCTTTCATCTCTGCACCATTACTCTTCAG TGGATGGGCCATATAGCGAAAAGGC